In Theobroma cacao cultivar B97-61/B2 chromosome 7, Criollo_cocoa_genome_V2, whole genome shotgun sequence, the genomic window TAATCCATGGCAAAGTGGTGCAAATTTttcaatcataaaaaataatgcttATCTCTGGACAAGGAAGAAGGAAAACTCCAggataaaattaatttactgCATGTAAGTATCAAGAAACTTCAAATGCCATTAATTGGATTAAGCGTAAACTAAAAAAGAGATGTAATTACAATAAAAGCTTCTTCAAATAATCTCCATGCACCTTTAAGACAACCACCAAACTTAATTGCAGACCATAACAAATAGATTTTAAGTTGAGTTGTCATGTCTGCATTTGTACTCCTTGTTTATTggaataagattttttttatcatttcaaaaaataaaaaaaaattaatattttcctaattgttttgtttagtggatattttaataaattactgaaattatattgattttttaattgttataatatgGTTGTTGTTGGTAATTTTAGTACCTAATCTTTATGTAAGGTGAcatattattcaataaaaaatggtAATATCATAACAAAAGAGAATGGTAGTTGAATAAGTTAGATTGGGTTTTAAGTTTCAAATTACTATTGTTTTCGATTATTcactttaaaattaaaaaattaatttgaaaatctttGGGTTTAGGTTATTGATTGCAAGAGTCAATTGAGataaattagttttatgttGGACCAATTTGAGTCGATTTTTTTGAGTCCCATGAagatttttaataattgtttGATATAATGAAAGTAGCAAAAGGAGTTGGTAGATCCAAGTAATAATCTAAAATGACTCTCGACTAagacaaatatttaattttattttattaaagtgAAAATGGTAAATCTTGTAATGAAGCTTTTAGGgtgaaaatgataaatttaagaatcaaaataaagatTTGCTGACACATAATTGATTATCTATATAAGTCTGGAAATTACTTTACCATTGACatataagataatttttttataagataattattagataatttaaataaaaaaacaattgggttttaactttttaacCATTAAAATCCAAGActataacttaaaattttcgAATTTGAATTATAAAACTAATATAACTGCATTGAgatttatataataaagaaattttgCCCCTCAATCTTAACCTCAAAATCATGTACGGGTTTCATACTAGTAAAAGATTAGATGAGTCTCgagtttaaaaataaaaattttcttctacTTAGTAAGAATgctttttaaattgaaattattagTCAGTGACAATTAGACATAAAAAAAGAGGACATTAtactcaaaaaaaattttaaattattcaagaaaatttaaataagcacttattcttttattacgttcaatcaaacccttgtatttttatttttggtcaaataaactcttataactaatagttgacttattatcattaatcgaaacactttttattattttatactcaCATGATACTGACATGAGTAAAAGATGAAGAATACGATATGATCATGTCATCATCTATTATGTCATGTCAGTGCTAAGGTCACATATAATCTATGATAAATGTCATTTTAACTAAATCaactattaatcataaaaaaaattttaactcaaaataaaaatataaaaacttaattaaatataataaaaatataaaaatttatttaaatttttatgaataattaaACAACCTTTTAggtattataaaaaaaaaaaaaagaatagagTAACGTCTAGTTTAAAATGGGGTAGAAGGGCTGCTGTTTTCCCTAATGGGCTTTCACCCCCTTTGGACTCCATTGGGCTTAACAGTAGAAAAACCCGCTTCGTTTTTACCAATCGTGACATCGATTTTTAAGGGTAAGCTTTCAAACTTGCAGCAAAAGTTGATAAATTTTGCTTTCCATTCGCAAAAAACGATGACCGCCCAAAGGAACAGAAAAGGATATATCTTCGATCTCCAGcttctttccaacaattaaCCCTTCAATTTACTTCACAGAAATCCAGGTTAGCTTTTTCcccctcacattttctctctttcctttgtCTTAATTTACATTTCCTTcatgtttttttcttcctgTTGCAGCTTTCTTCTGTTACTGAAACGTGTTACTGGGTTTTCCATGTTATGTTCTTGTTTTGTTCTCTTAAGAAGATTgttctttgattttgtttaCATTTGGGTTGTTTTATTTGAAAagagttttgggtttttttccttttctttttttgcagGATAAGGGAAAAGTCTTTGCTTAATTTCATCTGGGTATTTAGTTTCTTAAGTTAAAAACTTATTAGTGAATTTGAGAAGATGAGTGGTGCTCCAAAGAGATCTCATGAAGAAGTTGGTGGTGGGCATTCTTCTTCTGCTTCTAAATACCCACACGAGGATCCTGGTACTTACCCTAAGATACCTTCGTCTTTGATTTCGACTGAGTACCATCATCCTGTCCCTTATGAAATGGGTCAGGATGCTAGAATGGCTAGAATTCCGAGAGCGGAGCCTCGTGATTCTGATAGAAGGTCACCTTTGCTGCATTCTATGTATAGAATGCCTTCGTCTACTGTTTCGAATGATTCGCATTTGGACTCTCATCAGGGTGGTTCTGAGAGTAGGATGGAGTTGCGGGATTCCAAGGAAAATCGGGAGGCCAGGGTTGAGAGTCGGGAGCCAAGGGTGGAAGCGAGGGAGTTTTACGGTGAGGCTGTGAAGAGGGAGTATCAAAGTGGGAAAGGTGAAAAGGATGGtaggtttgaaaatagagggGATGAGAGTAAAGAATTGAAATGTGATAGGGAGATTCATAGTGATCCGAAGGGTGATGTGAAGGTGGAAAAGGATGTTTATGGTGGGGCAAGCAGTCACTCAAGTTGGAAGGATTCAAGGGATTACCATAGAGGAAAAAGATATTCAGAACCTCCCGGTGGAAACATAGATCCATGGCATATCCAACGTGGTAATTCACAAGGACCAGTTGAAGTTGGAAAGGAAGGCTCCGCTACTGAAGAAAGAGATTATGCAGAAGCTCATGAGGCTGTCGGTGAGAACAAGTTTGATTCAAAAGGTGAGGATAGGTTTAAAGACAAGGatcgaaaaagaaaagatgggAAACACCGAGATTGGGGAGATAGAGATAAGGAAAGAAGTGATCGTAGGAGCAGCATACAAGTAGGTAATAGCAGCGGTGAAGTCAAAGAATCTGCAAGAGAGGAGAGAGAATCAGAGAGAtgggagagagaaaggaaggatttgaaggaaaaagaaaggccAAAAGAGAGGGAAAAAGATCATATCAAGAGAGAATCATTGAATGGAGCGGAGAAAGAAGGATCGAACAATGAGAAAGAATTGGGAGATGGGTCTGTTAGAATACAAGAGCAGGAAAATCAGGCATCTGAgcagaaaaagcaaaaagagaTGGATAGTTGGAAAAATGTTGATAGAGAAGCTAGAGAtaggagaagagaaagagatggTGACACAGAAGGAGACAGACCTGAAAAGCGCAGCAGGTGCTATGACAAAGAATCTGATGATGGATGTGCAGATGGTGAAGGGGCTACAGAAAGGGAAAGGGAAGTTTTTAATTATGGAGTCCAGCAGCGTAAAAGGATGCTTCGGCCAAGAGGCAGCCCCCAATTGGTAAACCGCGATGCTCGTTTTAGGCCCCGAGGTCAGGACAATGAAGGGTATGTCTTCCTATTCTTCATATGTTTTAGTTGCAAGCATATTTACCTTAAAATGGCATTACTTTACATTTCATATGTACCCTTTGGTTTTAAGTCTCGACGTAACATGTACGTTTCTAATCAGGTTCCTTGATTGTTTGTTGTTACTTGTTATTTAGATCCAGTGgcttttcaattataattaaagTGAAGTAAATAGGAAAAACCTTAgctttagaaaaaaatattgcaAAAAGATGCGTTTTTCTCAATCTCACAGTGGCAATTCAGGgttatgaaattttttgttgtcAGCATATATTGATTaacatgtttaaaaaaattctcaattgATTTGAGGGACAATGGCCTTGCAGTTCAGGAGAATTTGcgttgtttttaatttttgatgttgGTTGGTATTTGTGATGTAACTTTCATGCACAAACTGTAATGGAAGACTATAAATGTGGAGGATTCTTAGCTATTTGGTAACAGACATTGAtgcaatgaaattaaatgtgaaaaaaaaacacaccTTACTGTGAGCAATATGGTTCAAAAATGTCACTAGTACAGTTTTTCAGATATTGAAATCCTCTAATTAACTTTGTAACATTATGATACAGTGCTATTTAGATAATCCTTGCTCTTATTTAGTTGTTTTTGAGGTCATTGAATTCTTTGAATAACTTCATTTCTCATTGAGAATGGAAAAGATTAACTTAATAAATTTGAGAAGGGAAGTTGTGAAGTTACATGGAGAGAAGCTAACGTTGGGTGTCTGAAGGTTTATGTGAATCCAAAGATTAATATGGTAAGAATTAACTGAATAATTGGAGAAGATGGTAGGAATCTATCAAAAATGAATGGAAAGTTTTGGTGTGGGGTGGGAAGCAAAAATATAACACCCTTTGAAGCCTTAGAAATTTTCTCTATGAAggaaatctctctctctctcttgcgCGCGTGTGTGTGCTTGTCATATGCATTCCCCCTTTCTAGCACTTTCCTTTTGCCTCCACCACCTTAAATGTTCTCCACTTTCTCTATATTCTACTTTCTATGTATTCCTTTTCCCAGCCTTCTAATTAGACATTGATTTTAAcattcttgcaaattgattgaGTTGTCTATCTGTATTtgctattttcattttttttggaCGTGTTTTACAAAGTATTTGTGCTATTATTGATCTTACTTGAAAAACTGATGCTACTGATATTAATTCTGCAGCATCTTTTTGCTCAGTTTGTATCATTAGAGTTGACAGTAAATGGTTATAGGGATATGCGTGTTCTGATGGCATTTCCAACCTCAGTCATTAAACAAGATttcttttatgaaaaatgaaattcatataaattaaCTATTATAcaactttatttttaagtgaaaCAAAATTCTGATATACTGAAAATTCTGTTGACATCTGTTTGATTCTTTTTCATGAAGTTTTGCTCCGGTATTTTGCTCATGTTATTTTTGCTTCCTAACcttggttttggttttttttacTTTGCAGATCTCAGGGTAAGATGTGGATTAATACATTCTggatttaaaatcttttagctGGAATTTTGTTTGCATGTTCTATCGAAGGGGACATTATGATCTGGTGAAGTAAGACTGATCTGAAAGGAATTGTTTGTTGTGAAGCTTCTCTTGGCCTGTGCTTAAAATATGGAGATTTATTTTGTATGTTTGTCTATAGTGGTGGTTTAGGTTTAATATTGTGCACTGACTTACATTTGATTTGGTAGATGAAAACTGGACTTGTGTCTTCTGACAAAGTTTCTTTGTATGTGATTGGGAGGCTGCGGTAGGATGTGTAGAGGCCTTTCTGCCTTCCTGCATTAATTACTGCAAGCTTTAATTTACAAGGGACAAGGCTAAGGGATAATTAAACGGGCAGCATcaatatatatgattattgcaATATGGCAAGTGCCTTATCTGAAATTTCTAAGTAaagtttataatatatttaggATTTCATGAATGCTTAGAAGGAACCATGATGACTTGAAGATGATAGAAACTCAAAAGTATTTGAGCCTCATGAGAATAGGAAACAGTTTTGCAATAGTTATCTAAGTTTCGTCTTGTTTATAACATTTTAATCTAAGTGTGGTCTTGCCTATAACAAATGACCTATTATCTTGTTGGGAAGCATGTTGGGTTTGAAGCCCTTAGACTCTGATATAGAGAGGCtttgaaggtttttttttattttttatttttttttggctcagACCAGGGCAGGTCCTAAATGGCCAGAGAGGCTTTTAGAGATTTTACCAGCTGATCAGGATTGTTTGATTAGATGTTTATTGACACCTGTTGTTTACAGTGGTGAATTAAACAGTTATTAGAAGGTTTTTATTAACCATTTTTATTGTGAAAAATGGAAGGTGATTGCCTGCCAATGATCTTTTTGTTTGAACTTGAGTTGATTATtttgttacttttttttttcttttttaaatgagGGATAATCTTCAATCTCCTTGTTGAAATGTTCTTTTGCAAACTGGGAAAATTAATGGGGTTGCCATGATATAGCTGGGCAAAGTCACAAAAGGAAAGGAATCTGTGAATGTGAGAGACTAACTGATTTGTAGCaactctttaattttttcttttcccttgcCACTATTGAGTAGGTGGTTGTATGTTTTACTTGCCATTTCGACCAATTAGTGGGGTCAGATGAGAgaattaatcatattaatcaCATCATTTTAAGAAGTGAAAGTTGAAGATGGTGTTTCCCCCCGAGCTTATTGtttcaaactttgaagaaATTTCTCTAGTCAATGATGAATAGTTTCAGTTGATTGCTGTTTCTACTTTTTCACACCTATTTTATGTGACTTGTTCAGCACAAATCTGAAGTGGAGTGTTTGTGGTCATTGATGGAAAGGAAAGGTTTTAGACCTTTCACAGGggttatattttatcttttcatcataatttaatgtttttgtgATTCAGGTAAACCTGAAGTGTCTTGTGTTGTTTATAAAGTTGGTGAATGTATGCAAGAGCTAATTAAGTTATGGAAAGAATTTGAAGCCTCTCAAGCTGATAAAAATGGTGAAAGCTCTCAAAATGGCCCTACTCTTGAAATTCGAATACCCGCTGAGCATGTTACTGCTACGAATCGCCAGGTAAGACCCAAGagatgttttttctttttatctcttttttgaagcttttattcttttgtttgtgCAATTTGCTTGCTAATGCTGAAGGCTTTTGTAATTACGATTTGTTTTCATTCTTTTGATtgcattctttcttttaacttcactcttcttttcctttttgaggTCTTTATCATGAGGagattttgattgttttatatttcaaaattggaTGAAGATTTTATGGACCTACTAGCTGTTTTACTTATCATTCTTTTGAAGTTACATAAGTGCATTATGTGCAGGTTAGAGGTGGCCAGCTATGGGGGACTGATATTTACACAGATGACTCTGATCTTGTTGCTGGTATGTGTGGTTGGAAATATGAAGTCTGTAGGGTTTAGCCTTTTTTGGCCATGTAAATCATATTAGtgatttacaaattttttgtatTGATATTGGGATCTTGCTTTCTAGTTCTTATGCATACTGGTTACTGCCGCCCTACTGCTTCACCACCTCCACCTGCTATCCAAGAGTTGCGTGCTACCATCCGTGTGCTGCCTCCACAAGATTGTAAGTCCAAATTCAGCTGTATCTTACTTTTCTACCATTCCAGTTACTGGAAAACATATGCCTCAGCAGCTGAGCTACATAAACAATAAACTCAGTCACTGCATGAGTAAAATAAAGCAGTATCAGAGCACTGCTTGGTGCATTGACCTGTTTGGATTTAAAACAAAGTAACTACTTTTACTGACCAATAAGcatttaaattgattaaaaatttaataaagtttAATTCCGACTATTTGGGTTTTCTAGAATCACAACCCAGATTTGAACTGCACTGAATGGTTTGACCATCAGATGGACCAAAGTTTGCCTGAGCCAAACCAAATTTCATGGTTTGATTTGGttttttggtttcttcatatttttgtGATATTCTTTATTCTCTGCTACTCTATTTATGCTATTTCCTATTGGAAAACTGTTTTTATGCATCATTCTGACATTATAACACCAATGTTATTGTTAGGCTACACATCTAAACTTAGGAACAATGTTCGTTCCCGTGCCTGGGGGGCTGGAATCGGTTGTAGTTATCGTGTTGAACGGTGCTGCATTGTTAAGGTTACAAGTTTctgatctttttctttttatcaaattagTTTTCGTAAGTGCGTGAAATTCCCTTAATGTTTTTTGATTTTGCTTTGTCTTgatttaaaattcaataaatgaCTATAATGTTTTTTGCTTCTTACTTATTGTGTTGCTTACTATATTATAATTCAGAAAGGAGGTGGAACCATTGATTTGGAGCCATGCCTTAC contains:
- the LOC18594784 gene encoding uncharacterized protein LOC18594784 — its product is MSGAPKRSHEEVGGGHSSSASKYPHEDPGTYPKIPSSLISTEYHHPVPYEMGQDARMARIPRAEPRDSDRRSPLLHSMYRMPSSTVSNDSHLDSHQGGSESRMELRDSKENREARVESREPRVEAREFYGEAVKREYQSGKGEKDGRFENRGDESKELKCDREIHSDPKGDVKVEKDVYGGASSHSSWKDSRDYHRGKRYSEPPGGNIDPWHIQRGNSQGPVEVGKEGSATEERDYAEAHEAVGENKFDSKGEDRFKDKDRKRKDGKHRDWGDRDKERSDRRSSIQVGNSSGEVKESAREERESERWERERKDLKEKERPKEREKDHIKRESLNGAEKEGSNNEKELGDGSVRIQEQENQASEQKKQKEMDSWKNVDREARDRRRERDGDTEGDRPEKRSRCYDKESDDGCADGEGATEREREVFNYGVQQRKRMLRPRGSPQLVNRDARFRPRGQDNEGSQGKPEVSCVVYKVGECMQELIKLWKEFEASQADKNGESSQNGPTLEIRIPAEHVTATNRQVRGGQLWGTDIYTDDSDLVAVLMHTGYCRPTASPPPPAIQELRATIRVLPPQDCYTSKLRNNVRSRAWGAGIGCSYRVERCCIVKKGGGTIDLEPCLTHSSTVEPTLAPVAVERTMTTRAAASNALRQQRFVREVTIQYNLCNEPWIKYSISIVADKGLKKPLYTSARLKKGEVLYLETHSCRYELCFSGEKMVKATPASQAHETDMEKSQNHHSHSSNGEKNDSDNIMIDVFRWSRCKKPLPQKIMRSIGIPLPLEHVEVLEENIDWEDVQWSQTGVWIAGKEYTLARVHFLSSN